The following proteins are encoded in a genomic region of Zea mays cultivar B73 chromosome 9, Zm-B73-REFERENCE-NAM-5.0, whole genome shotgun sequence:
- the LOC103639395 gene encoding uncharacterized protein encodes MYETVKHFDNLLHEKHVYKMHNVKFSLHPGEFNFRHLNGPMELCLDQQTIVEPYTVPIQMAPFPKQILLNLADIAELPNRTLVDIMAIVVHLDTIHRTMWGPFRKIVIMDARGYLHIIKVWGDLLNKNALRWALAKEDYGIIIGTMFRRFRRQECLESSDHTAIHFNPFHHNTHHFGPIQKALVALNNRQFAVTFLEEQRRR; translated from the exons ATGTATGAGACAGTCAAACATTTCGACAATTTGCTCCATGAAAAGCATGTTTACAAGATGCATAATGTAAAGTTCAGTCTTCATCCGGGTGAATTTAATTTTCGTCATCTAAATGGTCCCATGGAATTGTGTCTTGACCAACAAACTATCGTGGAGCCATACACTGTTCCAATTCAAATGGCGCCATTCCCAAAACAAATACTCTTGAACCTTGCTGATATTGCCGAGTTGCCAAACAGGACTTTAGTCG aTATTATGGCTATTGTAGTCCACTTGGATACAATTCATCGCACAATGTGGGGCCCTTTCAGAAAGATTGTTATAATGGATGCTAG AGGGTATTTACATATCATTAAAGTTTGGGGTGACCTACTAAACAAAAATGCACTCCGCTGGGCGTTGGCTAAGGAGGATTATGGCATAATAATTGGGACTATGTTTAGACGGTTCAGAAGACAAG AGTGCCTCGAGTCTTCGGATCATACCGCAATACACTTCAATCCGTTCCATCACAACACCCATCATTTTGGAC CAATTCAAAAAGCTTTGGTGGCGCTGAACAACCGTCAATTTGCTGTTACATTTCTTGAAGAACAAAGGCGTAGATAG
- the LOC103639396 gene encoding uncharacterized protein — MNVGFCPARMESLFVGLSHNKPKKSVATAIVREDYICTQGDLALIDFIKEIPCEPRVEVVLIDDAFVERKWMECLFQPSAYLGDEVIDCYINLIKAQKHLKCRSGGRVHIENAFQFNFLKRDGDLEIKTEELYPIKDMTHICSAERRVLLYLDHDMVFIPINIRETHWYLAVIHARNMEIQVLDSLGTSQDRKDLTDSIKGLQRQIDMISQRKELKDHRWPDLQVASWPLREIDMGYAKQTDSSSCGLFLLNYIEYWTGDELSDSFTQDDMSHFRKKMAAILLSSDLNKRRGCLLYKNEKEVDSGSPSDVEILENPTDSNKRKLLHVLDDSEVVFEDEEGPITQADLQRWFVDDWDKRAPVKVSNDGCTNDFLMVGLSTKDMPVTKADSIDVLCDYIMAIEDDTTLERTWVRSFNPFKIEISVKDLQNILTTTQDMILRCFDMAVRLLANKESRKPKEEIINNRKHYMDMRFWRMVGFGKLPKYHQDPTTEELAKTLDCWPSMNYYITGCRYVLMPWKFNGCHALFVIDHVKKHVTFIDFTPTQNWCKHMPYKRFAEAIIMASKKYKIAYNKKRSGWAEDIFKWEHTIQTGVPIDLRGYFLRTTFSAV, encoded by the exons ATGAATGTAGGTTTTTGTCCCGCGAGAATGGAATCTCTATTTGTAGGCTTGTCTCATAACAAGCCAAAAAAATCGGTGGCAACCGCAATAGTTCGAGAAG ACTATATTTGCACGCAAGGTGATCTTGCTCTCATCGATTTTATCAAGGAAATCCCTTGTGAACCAAGGGTAGAAGTCGTTCTTATTGATGATGCCTTTGTTGAAAGGAAGTGGATGGAGTGTTTATTTCAGCCGAGCGCATATTTAGGTGACGAG GTTATAGACTGTTACATAAATTtgataaaagctcaaaagcatctAAAGTGCCGATCTGGAGGTCGCGTTCACATAGAAAATGCTTTCCAGTTCAATTTCCTGAAGCGAGATGGTGATCTTGAAATTAAAACAGAGGAGCTATATCCAATTAAAGACATGACACACATATGTAGCGCTGAACGAAGGGTGTTACTTTACCTAGACCATGACATG GTGTTTATTCCGATAAACATCCGAGAGACGCATTGGTATCTTGCTGTGATCCATGcaagaaatatggagatacaagTGCTCGATTCACTTGGTACTTCACAAGACCGCAAAGACCTCACTGACTCT ATTAAAGGACTGCAAAGACAAATAGATATGATATCTCAACGTAAGGAGTTAAAAGACCACAGGTGGCCAGACCTCCAAGTTGCTTCTTGGCCGCTCAGAGAAATAGACATGGGATATGCAAAGCAGACAGATAG CTCTTCATGTGGcctctttcttttgaactatatcgAATATTGGACAGGGGATGAACTGTCTGACAGTTTTACCCAG GATGACATGTCACACTTTAGGAAAAAAatggctgctatattactatcttcagacctgaataagagaagggggtgtctgttatacaaaaatgaaaaagaagTTGACTCTGGAAGCCCATCTGATGTTGAGATATTAGAAAACCCAACAGATTCTAATAAGAGGAAACTACTCCACGTGCTTGATGATAGCGAAGTAGTGTTTGAAGATGAGGAAGGCCCTATTACTCAAGCAGACTTGCAAAGGTGGTTTGTTGATGATTGGGATAAAAGAGCTCCTGTAAAAGTCTCTAACGATGGTTGCACCAATGACTTTTTAATGGTTGGTCTTTCCACAAAGGACATGCCAGTGACCAAAGCCGATTCAATAGATGTTTTATGTGATTATATCATGGCAATAGAAGACGATACGACACTAGA GAGAACATGGGTGCGAAGTTTCAAtccttttaagatagaaatatctgTCAAAGACCTGCAAAACATATTAACGACAACTCAAGATATGATTCTAAGATGTTTTGATATGGCTGTTCGGCTGCTTGCCAATAAAGAGTCACGTAAACCGAAAGAAGAAATCATAAATAATAGAAAGCATTATATGGACATGCGTTTTTGG AGAATGGTTGGTTTTGGTAAACTtccaaagtaccatcaggatcctaCAACAGAAGAGTTGGCCAAAACATTAGATTGTTGGCCATCAATGAATTATTATATCACGGGTTGTagatat GTTCTCATGCCATGGAAATTCAATGGATGTCACGCCCTTTTCGTAATAGATCATGTTAAAAAGCATGTGACTTTTATCGATTTTACACCGACTCAAAATTGGTGTAAAcacatgccatacaagaggttcgcggaagcgattatcatggcctcaaaaaaatataagattgcttacaacaagaaacgttctggatgggcggaggatatctttaagtgggaacatacaattcagactggtgttccaattgacttaaGAGGGTATTTTCTTCGTACCACCTTCTCAGCAGTTTAA
- the LOC103639399 gene encoding varicose-related protein — MALQRSDVSIVSWLCSQVDLRALCAMVPVPLNQGVFLALLQQLAIDIHNETSRKVQWMTDVAMAINPADQIIAVHVPPIFEQVYSQLAHQRTLPTAASDGTSIRVIMHVINSVLLS, encoded by the exons ATGGCTCTTCAAAGGAGTGATGTTTCCATAGTATCGTGGCTGTGCTCCCAG GTTGATTTGCGGGCACTATGTGCAATGGTTCCAGTACCTCTTAACCAGGGGGTCTTTCTGGCCTTATTGCAGCAGCTAGCAATTGACATTCACAATGAGACATCACGGAAGGTTCAATGGATGACAGATGTTGCCATGGCAATCAACCCAGCAGACCAGATCATCGCGGTGCATGTGCCACCAATCTTTGAGCAAGTCTACAGCCAATTGGCCCACCAACGGACACTCCCCACGGCCGCATCAGATGGCACCAGTATCCGTGTGATCATGCATGTAATTAACTCGGTTCTGCTTAGCTAA